In one window of Paucibacter aquatile DNA:
- a CDS encoding DUF3579 domain-containing protein, producing the protein MSQSPKSREVFIQGLTLEGRTFRPSDWAERLAGAMSCFRPGGARGGIGAYIGYSPLCVPRVINGVKCVIVNEELRRLEPMAWDFVMNFARDNNLQVAEACLLPEAGSAAASSPAPKSTD; encoded by the coding sequence ATGAGCCAGTCCCCCAAATCGCGCGAAGTTTTCATCCAGGGCCTCACCCTGGAGGGCCGGACCTTCCGGCCCAGCGACTGGGCCGAGCGTCTGGCGGGCGCCATGTCCTGCTTCCGCCCGGGTGGCGCGCGCGGCGGGATTGGCGCCTACATCGGCTATTCGCCGCTGTGCGTGCCGCGGGTGATCAACGGCGTCAAATGCGTGATCGTCAACGAAGAATTGCGTCGCCTGGAGCCCATGGCCTGGGACTTCGTCATGAACTTCGCGCGTGACAACAATCTGCAGGTCGCCGAGGCCTGTTTGCTGCCCGAGGCTGGCTCTGCGGCCGCTTCGTCGCCCGCGCCCAAATCCACGGACTGA